The genomic stretch GCCCACGCCTGCCGACGTGCGCAATGCGCTGGAAGACGTCTTGGTTCCGCGCCTGCTGAATCTGCTTACCGCCCGGCAGGCGGGCCACTGCATGCGAGTCACCGAGCTCGAGACCGACCTGGCGCTCCGGCTGGTCCAACGACTCCGGACCGCGACCCTGCCCGGCACCGTAGTGTGTCTGCTGGCCGCCGACGAGCAGGCCCGCGAGGACACCACCGGGTCGTTGGTGAGCAGCACCAAGCTGGTCGAGCTGCGAAACCGACCGGTCATGGAGACCACCGGCCCCCTGCTGGTCTTCGTCCCACCGGGCTTGCGGGCAAGCGCCGAGGACTCGTTCGGCGTTGCGACATTCGAGGAGGTTGCCCTTGGCGACGCCTATCGAATGCTGCGCAAGGAGCTCCTAGCGAAGGTGCCGGCCGCCCTGCGCGACGGCATCAACTGGCTTCGGGAGACCCTCGCGCAGAAGAACGACGGCCGCGACAACGACCGCGCCTGGGTGCACTACCTGTTGACCATCGCGGCCAATGACTACGAGCCTGACGCGGCCGGTGCCGCTCTATACCGGTTCGGGCTGGTGCCCGACCTCGGCTTGTTCAACTCGGACGCCGATGTGGCAAGTCGTATCGGTCACAACCGGATGCAGGTCGACGAGCTCAGCCGCACCGAGCTCGACGAACGCCAACGTGTGCTCGGCCTCGGGCTGCCCGACTCCGCTTTCACCGCGAGACTCGCCGGATTCGCCGGGCGGATCGGGCTGGAGGACCGCAACGCGTGGACCCGACGAATCATCACTGACCGGGAGAACCGCGAGCTCACCTTCGACAAGTGGCCGGCGCCCCGCAGTCGCGAGGTCGCCATCAGCGTCGACGTGCACACCCTCGATCTGCCCCGGGTCGGCGACAACGCCGAGCACCTAGAAAAGTACCCCGCGCTCAGGTCCCTCGCCGGCCAGGCTTATCTGGTCGCTGGCTCCAACGGCACGAAGACGCTGGCCGTCCAGTTCAAGGTCGACCCCCCGCTGACCCCAGCCGACGGACTGCTCAAGCTCAGAGCCGAGATCGAGTCCGAGGACGGCGGCCCCACCGGTCGCGCGGTTTCGGTCGCTGCCGGGGCAAAGCCAAAGAGCGACTACAAGGCGACCGTACGAAACCTGCACAAGGCCGACCTCGACGAGGGCTGGCATGTCCTGACGGTCACTCCAGTCGCCGACACCGACCGTCCGGTCGTAGTGAAGCCGGGAACCGGCCGCAGCGAGGCGTTCTTCGTGGTCCGTGCAGACGAGGACGAGGAGCCGCCAGAAACCAAGGCGACTCGATACGAGAGCGTGCTGCACGCCGTGGAGCGCATCGCCTTCGCCCGATGTATTGAGGGAAAATCGGCGCGTGACCTGAAGCCTGGGCAGAGCGCCTGGTCGACACCAGCCAAGGGCGGCCTCCACGTATCTGCCAGCGTGTACATCCCAGGCGGCGGCAACATCGAGGTCCGCCTCTCCGAGCGATTGACCGACATCGAGCGCAAGACGCTGCTCGCACCAGCCGAGGTCGGGCTGTGGCAATTGCCCATCAGCCAGGACGGCACCCCTGCCGTGCCGAGGCGCGACGAGACCGACTGGGCCTCCGGACTCGGGCCGGAGGCCGAGCACGCGTTCGGGGCGGTGCTCTCGGCCCGCGACCGGCTCTTCGCCGACGTGCTCGGCGTCGTCGACGACGACCACCCAGGCGAGGTCGTCGAGACGGCCAACCTCATTGGAATGCGCACCCGGATCACCGAGTACGCCGCCGCCTTCCATAGGACGTTGAACGCCCAGGCGACCTACGTACAGCGGGCCGACTCCGCAGAGAAGGCGATGGCGCTCCGCGCACTGGCGGGATTACAGCAACTCGATGCGTTGGCGACCACCTACATCGACGGCCTGGGGACGCTGCACCGGCTCCTTCTACTGGGGCCGACGCATCCGCTGCGTCTGCTGTGGCTCTCGGAGTGGGCCGCACTCGGTGCTCAGTGGCGGGCCGACCTGGACGGTCAGCCGCGGGACACCGCGCCGAACGCTCAGGCGTCGTTCTTCGGGCGCCTGGACTCGCTCGGCTTCCCGTTCGCAGTGCCGCGTCAAGACGGGCGACTGCTGGCCGCGGTTGGCAACCTGACGCCATTCTGGGCGGCGTACCTCCCCAGCGGCGCCGACGACTCTCACGGGCTCGTCGACAAGATCGCCGGCGCGCTCGGTGTACCAGCCGCCGCGCGCGGGTCCGGTGTTAACTCGACCAGCCTGATCCTGGCCGACCGGATCGAGCGCTATGTGCGTCAGCACCCCTACGTCCGAACGCTCGTGCTCAACATCGTCAACCCGGGCGACGCCGGCCTGATCGTCGAAGTCCTGCTCGAACTCCAACGGCGACCCGACACCAAGCAACTCAACTACGACCTCCGCCTATGTACCGATCAGACCGAGATGCCGGGAATCGGTGGCACTCTGGCCGAGCTCACGCGTTCGGACAGCCGGTTCAACAGCGACGAAGCCGAAGCGTTTTCGGCACGCCAGGCACGCGGCGCGCCAAAGCTCGCCTACTCGGTGCGCTCACTGGTTGAGTTCGAGGAGCGCCCGGAGGAGTTCGAGGCACACCTAACCATCCTCATCGACGCCTTCGCCGGGGAAGAGCACGACACCGCCCGGCTGCAGCAGGTCAGGCAGGCACCGGCGCACGGCTTCGTGCAGCAGGCGACCACCTTGTTCGACGTCGATGACGAGGGGGCCGGGGTTACCTGGCGCAAGACACCGCTGTTCGCGTCGGCCCTTCGCGTGACCGGAGATTCCGGGGAGCTCTTGGTCAGGCTTCCACGTGACCTAGCGCTCTCGGCCGCGGCCGTCGCGACTAAGGCGTTCGACCGCGTACCCACGACGACCCTCACGCTCGATGCCGTGCAGCGCTCGCTGCTGCACCAGGCACACGACATCAGCGACTGGGTCATTGTCATCGACCGGACCCTCGGCCTTGAGTACTTCGACCGGGCCGACGATCGCGGGTCGAACGACTACGTCATCGACTATGTTTCCACCCGAACTGGACTCGGTCGTCAGGTTCTGATCAGCTCGCGTAAGGTCGACGAGCTGCGGCGCCTGCTCGCTCCGGTCGTCGGTGACCACGGCATCGAGGTCGACGACCGGCACCTGCAGACGTTTTTCGAACAGATCCGGTTGCTGTCGGGGAGCCTGGCATTCAAGCTGGCTTCTGCTGCTCGCAACCAACGTGCTGAAGTGCTCGGGCTCGCGCTGGCGCGCATTTATCTAGAGGGACAGCGCGTGCTCGGCGACCAGATCGTCCTGCCACTCGACGCCCACCACGAGCTGTACGCCGAGACGCGTCGCCGCCCTGCGCCTGCAGAGCGGTCGTTGCGGCGCACAGACCTGGCTTTGTTCAGCTTCGACGCTCTCAGCCGGACGATCACCTGCCGGCTGATCGAGGTCAAAGCGTACTCGACCATCCCCGACGTGGCCGCGTACGAGCGGTTGCAGACGCAGATCAGCGAGCAGATCGCTACGTCGGAAAAGGTGCTCAAGGAGCAGTTCGACCCCGACCTCACCGATCCCGATCGCGTGGACAGAACGGTGAAGAATCTGGAACTGGCCGCCCTCCTGCGCTTCTATCTAGAGCGGGCCGAGCGTTACCGGATGGTCAATCGCTCGGTCGGGAGCCATGCGAGGCGGCTGCTGGAAACGCTCGATGACGGGTTTACCCTGCGGTTCGAGCGCGCGGGGCTCGTCTTCGACCTTTCTGGTGATGGTATAGATCCGGAGAAAATCGGCGGGGTCGAGTTTCACCACATCGGGCGAGACGAGATCGACGAGCTGCTCGGGACCGTGCCGACTGAGCCAGACCGGCCGGGCGACGCGACCGAGCCCTACTCCATCACCGTCCCGGCGCTGAGCCGCACTCGTCGTGCCGATGCAGCGTTCCGGGCACCGACCCTGGAGCCGCTCGTAGAAGAG from Micromonospora craniellae encodes the following:
- the mads8 gene encoding methylation-associated defense system ATP-binding protein MAD8, with protein sequence MTTTTVGLVEPTPADVRNALEDVLVPRLLNLLTARQAGHCMRVTELETDLALRLVQRLRTATLPGTVVCLLAADEQAREDTTGSLVSSTKLVELRNRPVMETTGPLLVFVPPGLRASAEDSFGVATFEEVALGDAYRMLRKELLAKVPAALRDGINWLRETLAQKNDGRDNDRAWVHYLLTIAANDYEPDAAGAALYRFGLVPDLGLFNSDADVASRIGHNRMQVDELSRTELDERQRVLGLGLPDSAFTARLAGFAGRIGLEDRNAWTRRIITDRENRELTFDKWPAPRSREVAISVDVHTLDLPRVGDNAEHLEKYPALRSLAGQAYLVAGSNGTKTLAVQFKVDPPLTPADGLLKLRAEIESEDGGPTGRAVSVAAGAKPKSDYKATVRNLHKADLDEGWHVLTVTPVADTDRPVVVKPGTGRSEAFFVVRADEDEEPPETKATRYESVLHAVERIAFARCIEGKSARDLKPGQSAWSTPAKGGLHVSASVYIPGGGNIEVRLSERLTDIERKTLLAPAEVGLWQLPISQDGTPAVPRRDETDWASGLGPEAEHAFGAVLSARDRLFADVLGVVDDDHPGEVVETANLIGMRTRITEYAAAFHRTLNAQATYVQRADSAEKAMALRALAGLQQLDALATTYIDGLGTLHRLLLLGPTHPLRLLWLSEWAALGAQWRADLDGQPRDTAPNAQASFFGRLDSLGFPFAVPRQDGRLLAAVGNLTPFWAAYLPSGADDSHGLVDKIAGALGVPAAARGSGVNSTSLILADRIERYVRQHPYVRTLVLNIVNPGDAGLIVEVLLELQRRPDTKQLNYDLRLCTDQTEMPGIGGTLAELTRSDSRFNSDEAEAFSARQARGAPKLAYSVRSLVEFEERPEEFEAHLTILIDAFAGEEHDTARLQQVRQAPAHGFVQQATTLFDVDDEGAGVTWRKTPLFASALRVTGDSGELLVRLPRDLALSAAAVATKAFDRVPTTTLTLDAVQRSLLHQAHDISDWVIVIDRTLGLEYFDRADDRGSNDYVIDYVSTRTGLGRQVLISSRKVDELRRLLAPVVGDHGIEVDDRHLQTFFEQIRLLSGSLAFKLASAARNQRAEVLGLALARIYLEGQRVLGDQIVLPLDAHHELYAETRRRPAPAERSLRRTDLALFSFDALSRTITCRLIEVKAYSTIPDVAAYERLQTQISEQIATSEKVLKEQFDPDLTDPDRVDRTVKNLELAALLRFYLERAERYRMVNRSVGSHARRLLETLDDGFTLRFERAGLVFDLSGDGIDPEKIGGVEFHHIGRDEIDELLGTVPTEPDRPGDATEPYSITVPALSRTRRADAAFRAPTLEPLVEEEPESPALLSGAAHAAESSVHNGTFAVEPPASDAEEVQSGALPEPALEPQPEAAGAGEVGASGADVAVVPAEADRAVPRPDILVGVTGDTPQWALLGEVAGGRKTALDLNETHTLSLFGVQGGGKSYTLGSIIEGATLAAPGINHLPRPLATIVFHYSSTQDYAPEFTSMIAANDHDRQLTRLRERYGAEPAALKDVLLLAPTDQLDTRRREFPGIDVQPLLFGSDELHINHWKFLLGAVGNQSMYLRQLTQIFRAHRADLSLGTIRNAVAASAMTDNMKDLAQQRLDLASFYIDDSVRISDYVRPGRLIIVDLRDEFIEKDESLGLFVVLMQLFAQATDEGGHFNKLVVFDEAHKYIDSPDLVDVLVESVREMRHKGMSILVASQDPPSVPVSLIELSDIVIMHKMTSPAWLKHIQKANAALMALRPEQLANLQPGEAYLWAGKATERSMTHGAVRVALRPRLTRHGGATKTAHG